The genomic DNA TTTCGAGTTTCGCGTGCCACGCTTTATAACACAATGCGTCTTTTCATAGAATTGCGTCTCGTTGTCAGACATCGTTTCATTGGTCAAACCAAGTATGAGGCATGCTATAACAATGAAGATCATATCCATCAGATCTGTACGCTATGCGGAACAGTGACAGAGGTTGATTCTCCAGAGATTGCGGATGCTATTAAGAACACAAAGTTCCACCGCTTCCGAAGAGATGGCTTCTCCTTATATATATATGGAATATGCTCTCGTTGTCAGGCTGTATTGTCGCGTCAGAGAAGCAAGTTTCTTACACAGAAACAAGTTAAAAACTCACATAAAAGCAAATGAACACAGGTAAAGTAGACGTCCTGTTGGGTCTCCAATGGGGTGATGAAGGAAAAGGTAAAGTTGTAGATGTGCTTACACCACGCTACGATGTAGTGGCTCGTTTCCAAGGAGGTCCGAATGCAGGACACACTCTTGAGTTCGAAGGTCAGAAGTACGTGCTACGCTCTATACCATCAGGCATCTTCCAAGGTGGAAAAGTAAACATCATTGGTAATGGCGTTGTTTTAGCTCCAGACCTCTTTATGGATGAGGCTAAAGACCTTGAAAAGAGTGGACATCCGCTGAAGGAGCGTTTGCATATTTCAAAGAAGGCACACCTCATCATGCCTACACATCGTATTCTTGACCGTGCTTATGAGGCAGCGAAGGGTAAGGATAAGGTGGGAACTACTGGCAAGGGCATTGGACCTACTTACACCGATAAAATTAGCCGTAATGGTTTACGTGTTGGTGACATCCTTTGTGACTTCGAATGCAAGTATGCTGCTCATAAGGAGCGTCACATGAAGATGCTTGCAGCACTTGGTTGGACAGACTTTGATGGTTTGGAAGAGACTGAGAAACTTTGGATGCAAGGTATTGCCTACATGAAGGAGTTTAAGTTTGTTGACTCTGAGAATGAAATCAATCACCTGCTTCGTGAGGGTAAACATATCCTTTGTGAAGGTGCACAGGGAACAATGTTGGATGTAGACTTTGGTTCTTACCCATTCGTAACCTCTTCAAATACTATTTGTGCTGGTGCTTGTACAGGACTTGGAATTGGTCCTAATAAGGTAGGCAATGTCTATGGCATTATGAAGGCCTATTGTACTCGTGTTGGTTCTGGTCCATTCCCAACAGAACTCTTTGATGAGACGGGAAAGAAGATTCGTGACCTCGGACATGAGTATGGAGCTGTGACTGGACGCGAACGTCGTTGCGGTTGGATTGACCTTGTTCAGCTTCGTTACTCTGTAATGGTAAATGGTGTGACCGAACTTATCATGATGAAGAGTGATGTTCTTGATAGCTTCGAAAACATCAAGGCTTGTGTTGCATACGAGTTGCCAGATGGTACAGAGACAAAGGATTTTCCTTACGAGATTGATAATGTTAAGCCAATCTACAAAGACTTTCCTGGTTGGAAGAAAGATATGACGAAATGCAAGTCACAGGACGAATTCCCACAGGAGTTCCAAGACTATGTTGCTTTCCTTGAGAACTATCTTGAAACTCGTATAGGCATTATCTCTGTTGGTCCTGACCGCGAACAAACAATCGTTTTATGATACCTTTTAGGCTGTGACGGACGGCTATAAGTTTTGAAAAAGCTTATATTCGGCTATCACAGCTTAATATTCTTAATCAAAACAAACATAAAAATAGGCAAATGGCAAACAAACCTTCCATCCCAAAGGGAACGCGAGACTTTGGTCCTGATGAGATGGCAAAACGAAATTACATATTTGATACTATCAAGCGTGTTTATGCTCTCTATGGTTTTCAGCAAATAGAGACTCCTTCAATGGAAACTTTACAGACGCTGATGGGTAAGTATGGTGAAGAAGGAGATAAACTTCTTTTTAAGATTCTAAATTCAGGAGATTACTTGAAGGCTGTTAGCGATGAAGAACTTAAGGAGCGCAATACACTAAAGATGCAGACAAAACTCTGCGAAAAGGGATTGCGCTATGACCTTACAGTACCTTTTGCTCGTTACGTGGTGATGCATCGTGATGAGTTGCAGCTACCTTTCAAGCGTTACCAAATACAACCAGTTTGGCGTGCAGACCGTCCACAGAAGGGTCGTTATCGTGAGTTCTATCAGTGTGATGCCGATGTAGTAGGCTCTGACTCATTACTAAACGAGGTGGAGTTAATGCAGATTATTGACACTGTATTTACAGAGTTTGGCATTCGCGTACAGATAAAGATTAACAATAGAAAGATTCTCACAGGTATAGCTGAAGTAATTGGTGAGAAGGATAAAATTGTTGACATCACAGTTGCTATCGACAAACTTGATAAGATAGGACTTGATAATGTAAACGAAGAACTGCGTAATAATGGAATCTCTGAAGAAGCAATAGAGAAGTTGCAACCTATCATTAAGTTAGAAGGAACCAATGAAGAGAAACTTGATGTTATTGCAGAAGTCTTGAAGGAGAGTGAAACTGGACTAAAAGGTGTTGAAGAAACGCGTTTTATCCTTGAAACATTGAAAGGTTCTGGACTAAACAATGAGATACAGCTCGACCTTACTTTGGCACGTGGATTGAACTATTACACAGGTGCTATCTTTGAGGTTAAGGCCCTTGATGTACAGATTGGTTCTATCACAGGTGGTGGACGTTATGACAACCTAACTGGTATCTTTGGTATGCCAGGTATCTATGGTGTCGGAATTAGCTTTGGTGCTGACCGCATTTATGATGTTCTAAATACGCTCGACCTCTATCCAAAGGAGAGCGTACAGGGTACACAGCTTCTCTTTATTAACTTCGGAGAGAAGGAAACGGCCTACTGTCTGCCAATTGTTACAGCTGCACGTAGGGCTGGTATTCGCACTGAAATGTTCCCTGACAAGGCTAAAATGAAGAAACAAATGAGCTATGCCAATGCAAAGAACATTGGTTTTGTTGCCCTTGCAGGTGAAACTGAAATGCAGCAAGGCAAGATAACGCTGAAAAACATGACTACTGGCGAACAAGAACTTGTTACACCAGAGGAATTGATTAATAAAATTTAGAAATCATACTCCCCTCTTCAAATTCTGGAGAGGGGAGTTTCCTTATTATCAAGAACTGTTCC from Prevotella melaninogenica includes the following:
- a CDS encoding adenylosuccinate synthase translates to MNTGKVDVLLGLQWGDEGKGKVVDVLTPRYDVVARFQGGPNAGHTLEFEGQKYVLRSIPSGIFQGGKVNIIGNGVVLAPDLFMDEAKDLEKSGHPLKERLHISKKAHLIMPTHRILDRAYEAAKGKDKVGTTGKGIGPTYTDKISRNGLRVGDILCDFECKYAAHKERHMKMLAALGWTDFDGLEETEKLWMQGIAYMKEFKFVDSENEINHLLREGKHILCEGAQGTMLDVDFGSYPFVTSSNTICAGACTGLGIGPNKVGNVYGIMKAYCTRVGSGPFPTELFDETGKKIRDLGHEYGAVTGRERRCGWIDLVQLRYSVMVNGVTELIMMKSDVLDSFENIKACVAYELPDGTETKDFPYEIDNVKPIYKDFPGWKKDMTKCKSQDEFPQEFQDYVAFLENYLETRIGIISVGPDREQTIVL
- the hisS gene encoding histidine--tRNA ligase produces the protein MANKPSIPKGTRDFGPDEMAKRNYIFDTIKRVYALYGFQQIETPSMETLQTLMGKYGEEGDKLLFKILNSGDYLKAVSDEELKERNTLKMQTKLCEKGLRYDLTVPFARYVVMHRDELQLPFKRYQIQPVWRADRPQKGRYREFYQCDADVVGSDSLLNEVELMQIIDTVFTEFGIRVQIKINNRKILTGIAEVIGEKDKIVDITVAIDKLDKIGLDNVNEELRNNGISEEAIEKLQPIIKLEGTNEEKLDVIAEVLKESETGLKGVEETRFILETLKGSGLNNEIQLDLTLARGLNYYTGAIFEVKALDVQIGSITGGGRYDNLTGIFGMPGIYGVGISFGADRIYDVLNTLDLYPKESVQGTQLLFINFGEKETAYCLPIVTAARRAGIRTEMFPDKAKMKKQMSYANAKNIGFVALAGETEMQQGKITLKNMTTGEQELVTPEELINKI